A single region of the Blastopirellula marina genome encodes:
- a CDS encoding DUF1559 domain-containing protein: protein MRKTHAFTLVELLVVIAIIGVLIALLLPAVQQAREAARRMQCTNGEKQIILAMHNYESSFKVFPTGRLGCDGACSPTNGPGTSGFVLLLPFLEENNLYELFAPYGPDSNFPGNLPTSTLSIRPAAFVCPSSTMPETVNSGSKDWATSSYALVSGHYGPSQGIGSKVKWENSGMFVYRDSFGVQDAVDGLSNVMFVGEVIDGHLSNHINRWTTAGRHLDSLRSTENPVNTPPGQGVTTSPYGEALNGAFGSRHPGGGNFAFGDGSVHFIPETINLTTYKLLGQRASGQPKTIN, encoded by the coding sequence ATGCGCAAGACCCATGCTTTCACGTTGGTTGAGTTGCTCGTCGTAATTGCCATCATCGGCGTATTGATTGCGTTGCTGTTACCGGCGGTCCAACAGGCCCGCGAGGCAGCGCGTCGCATGCAATGCACCAATGGCGAGAAGCAAATCATTCTCGCAATGCACAACTATGAATCGAGTTTCAAGGTGTTCCCCACCGGCCGTCTCGGTTGCGACGGCGCTTGCAGCCCGACCAACGGACCTGGTACCAGCGGTTTCGTGCTGCTGCTTCCGTTCCTGGAAGAAAACAACCTGTACGAACTGTTTGCTCCGTACGGCCCCGACAGCAACTTCCCCGGCAATCTGCCGACATCGACTCTCTCGATTCGTCCCGCTGCATTCGTTTGCCCCAGCAGCACCATGCCGGAAACCGTGAACTCGGGCAGTAAAGACTGGGCGACCAGTTCCTACGCGCTTGTCTCGGGGCACTACGGTCCTTCGCAGGGGATCGGCTCGAAAGTGAAGTGGGAAAACTCCGGCATGTTCGTCTACCGCGATTCGTTTGGCGTTCAAGACGCCGTCGACGGTCTGTCCAATGTGATGTTTGTCGGCGAAGTGATTGATGGTCACCTATCCAACCACATCAATCGTTGGACGACGGCAGGCCGTCACCTGGACTCGCTGCGTTCGACGGAAAACCCCGTGAATACGCCTCCAGGCCAAGGCGTCACCACTTCTCCTTATGGCGAAGCACTCAACGGTGCGTTTGGCAGCCGACACCCAGGTGGGGGTAACTTCGCGTTTGGAGATGGCTCGGTTCATTTCATCCCTGAAACGATAAACCTGACCACCTACAAATTGCTGGGTCAGCGAGCTTCCGGCCAACCCAAAACGATCAACTAG
- a CDS encoding PfkB family carbohydrate kinase, translating to MSLLVVGSIAIDSIHTPTEVRENIIGGSATHFSYAASFFSGVRMVGVVGEDWQEEHTQLFADRGIDTSGIEVEKGGKTFRWTGKYHDNMNDRDTLEVHLNVLENFSPTLTEDATRCPFVFLANGAPSTQLKVLEQMTGPRLVVADTMDLWIEIERDELKKLLGRIDGLVLNDSEAKLLTQEENLVKAGQKVLEMGPKFVVLKKGEHGAMFFSESETYVMPAFPTPHVVDPTGAGDSFAGGMMGYLAEKNDFDPKTLKEAMAYGTVVASLIVEDFSMDRLKGASRDEIDGRFAQYRQMLTF from the coding sequence ATGTCACTTTTGGTCGTCGGATCCATCGCCATCGATTCCATTCACACACCTACCGAGGTTCGCGAAAACATCATTGGCGGATCGGCAACCCACTTTTCCTATGCCGCCAGCTTTTTCAGTGGCGTTCGCATGGTCGGTGTTGTGGGGGAAGACTGGCAGGAAGAGCACACCCAGCTTTTCGCCGATCGCGGTATTGATACCAGCGGCATTGAAGTCGAAAAGGGGGGCAAGACCTTCCGCTGGACCGGCAAGTATCACGACAACATGAACGATCGTGACACGCTGGAAGTGCATTTGAACGTGCTGGAAAACTTCAGCCCGACTCTTACCGAAGACGCGACGCGCTGCCCGTTCGTGTTTCTGGCCAACGGCGCGCCATCGACGCAGCTGAAGGTCCTCGAGCAGATGACCGGTCCACGTCTGGTGGTCGCCGACACAATGGACCTGTGGATCGAAATCGAACGGGACGAGCTCAAGAAGCTGCTCGGCCGTATCGATGGTCTGGTGCTGAACGACAGCGAAGCCAAGTTACTGACTCAGGAAGAGAACCTGGTCAAAGCAGGTCAAAAGGTCCTGGAAATGGGGCCGAAGTTCGTCGTGTTGAAGAAGGGGGAACATGGTGCAATGTTCTTCTCGGAAAGCGAAACGTACGTCATGCCGGCTTTCCCAACGCCACACGTGGTCGATCCGACAGGGGCTGGCGACAGCTTCGCCGGCGGCATGATGGGGTACCTGGCCGAAAAGAACGACTTCGACCCGAAGACGCTCAAAGAAGCTATGGCCTACGGCACCGTCGTCGCCAGCTTGATTGTCGAAGACTTCAGCATGGATCGTTTGAAGGGTGCCAGCCGCGACGAAATCGACGGCCGTTTCGCCCAATACCGTCAGATGCTGACCTTCTAA
- a CDS encoding isoaspartyl peptidase/L-asparaginase, protein MKVIASHNGLEATQRAWQQLEAHCPVIDACVEGVTLVEDDPEELTVGYGGLPDEQGHVTLDAAVMDGRSHRGGSIIGLTGVRHVSKVALRLMRESRRVMLQGEGADAFARACGFPTEDLLTENARKLWRLWKRTYQANKEWLPAPKDEETEELMKILTYYYRHPAGTVHVAGQDQQGHLACVTSTSGHCFKTKGRVGDSPIFGAGLYVDDEHGTCGSIGHGEANLLNCSSFMAVHLMGQGMSPKEAGMATLEHAARHAPPFELDPLGRPNFNLQLYLLAKDGTHAGVCLRGDWKVAVTDQSGSRLEACEAMFPSN, encoded by the coding sequence ATGAAAGTGATTGCCTCGCACAACGGATTGGAAGCCACCCAACGAGCCTGGCAGCAGCTAGAAGCCCATTGCCCGGTGATCGATGCCTGTGTCGAAGGGGTGACCCTGGTCGAGGATGACCCGGAAGAACTGACGGTCGGTTACGGAGGGCTTCCCGACGAACAGGGGCACGTCACCCTCGATGCGGCCGTGATGGATGGGCGATCGCATCGCGGTGGTTCGATTATCGGCCTTACTGGGGTTCGGCACGTTTCTAAGGTGGCACTGCGGCTTATGCGCGAATCTCGCCGCGTAATGCTGCAAGGAGAAGGTGCCGATGCGTTTGCTCGGGCATGTGGCTTTCCGACCGAAGATCTGCTGACTGAGAATGCACGCAAACTGTGGCGACTGTGGAAGAGGACCTATCAGGCCAATAAAGAGTGGCTACCCGCTCCGAAGGATGAAGAAACCGAGGAGCTTATGAAGATCTTAACCTATTACTATCGCCATCCTGCAGGGACAGTCCACGTGGCGGGGCAAGACCAGCAGGGGCATCTGGCCTGCGTGACTTCGACCAGCGGGCACTGCTTCAAAACCAAAGGACGCGTCGGAGACTCACCCATTTTCGGTGCAGGACTGTATGTTGACGATGAACACGGCACTTGCGGAAGCATTGGGCATGGCGAAGCGAACCTGCTCAACTGCAGCAGCTTTATGGCAGTGCACTTGATGGGGCAGGGTATGTCACCCAAGGAAGCTGGCATGGCAACCCTCGAGCACGCAGCACGGCATGCTCCGCCATTTGAATTAGACCCGCTGGGGCGTCCCAACTTCAACCTGCAGCTATACCTTCTGGCCAAAGATGGAACGCATGCCGGTGTTTGCCTACGAGGAGATTGGAAGGTTGCCGTTACAGACCAGTCCGGTTCGCGTCTGGAAGCTTGCGAGGCGATGTTCCCCAGCAACTAG
- a CDS encoding fumarylacetoacetate hydrolase family protein has translation MRLISYLSDTGPRTAVARGDGYVDLHQADPLLPTQMKHLLPMLSMHHDAILEAAEEGRLIDPARLRLLPPVVEPQKILCIGLNYADHAAETGATVGDEPVVFNKFPTCLRADGQPIELPAVSKEVDYEAELVVVMGRAGKNISREDAMSHVAGYAVGHDVSARDWQKGKPGKQWLLGKSFDSFAPLGPELVTADEIEDPHNLRIQCRLNGETMQDSSTSQLIFRIDFLISYLSQVCTLMPGDLIYTGTPPGVGMARNPPVFLKAGDQVEVEIEKLGVLTNPVIDGK, from the coding sequence ATGCGACTGATCAGCTACCTAAGTGATACCGGCCCGCGCACCGCCGTGGCCCGTGGCGATGGCTATGTCGACTTGCATCAGGCCGACCCACTGTTACCAACCCAAATGAAGCATTTGCTTCCGATGCTATCGATGCATCACGATGCAATTCTGGAAGCCGCGGAAGAAGGGCGACTGATCGATCCTGCCAGGCTGCGACTGCTTCCCCCGGTGGTCGAACCGCAAAAGATCCTGTGCATTGGTTTGAATTACGCCGACCATGCTGCCGAAACCGGAGCGACCGTGGGTGACGAACCCGTGGTCTTCAATAAATTCCCCACGTGCCTGCGTGCCGATGGGCAGCCGATCGAACTTCCTGCGGTCAGCAAGGAGGTCGACTACGAAGCCGAACTGGTCGTCGTGATGGGGCGTGCCGGTAAGAATATTTCCCGTGAAGATGCTATGAGCCACGTGGCCGGCTATGCCGTCGGTCATGATGTATCCGCTCGTGATTGGCAAAAAGGGAAGCCTGGCAAGCAGTGGCTGCTTGGCAAGTCGTTCGATAGCTTCGCTCCCCTGGGGCCGGAACTGGTTACCGCGGACGAGATCGAAGATCCGCACAATCTTCGGATTCAGTGCCGGCTCAACGGCGAAACAATGCAAGACTCGTCCACCAGCCAGTTGATTTTCCGCATCGACTTTTTGATCTCTTACCTTTCCCAGGTCTGTACCCTGATGCCTGGTGACTTGATTTACACCGGCACACCCCCTGGCGTCGGCATGGCGAGGAACCCACCGGTCTTCTTAAAAGCAGGCGACCAGGTCGAAGTCGAGATCGAAAAGCTTGGCGTCCTGACCAATCCGGTGATCGACGGTAAATAA
- a CDS encoding diguanylate cyclase domain-containing protein, with protein MAMEPPTNSGSFESADKVLGASDDPIHAISNLIAWADEPLQETVDEEFGEADNQLIQVSLGIASGLFYSLQAKHFPTASHSLRVAKLCSQWAATLDLEAYQRDQLEVAALLHDIGKMGVPDYVLACPGKLAAEEQQLMERSQDIGLEILSACCDGEEIVDLIRYNYAWFNGSKGKYDVKGKDIPIEARMLAIVDAFDSMTVDQIFRRARSKERAYAELTSYAGTQFDPELVTNFCEMMSHPLPSSSQSTRNWLKVLSPEHANKHWRVNQYGANPSKLRSLAAFQESLVRHIHDAVVFIDINQQILGWNQAAERLTGLTRDAVEGHRWTSELLGLADHQGRKFTNETDPVRVAIAAGTQGMHRLSIRNASGNFVTVTAHIVPVVGEDGKSLGTTIQMHDTSGVESLEEQIQSLHYRATRDPLTGLVNRAEMDRGLVDMVERHATAGRSCSVIICDIDFFKKINDTYGHQAGDEALISFANQLQSHARSADICARYGGEEFVILCPSCDNEEAAMLAEKIRSAVAATPQPALGGKNMSASFGVTEIQRGDTADSILNRADRALLQSKEMGRNIVTQIGSGLKEPAIGDRRSWIARMFAPVEPEVLLKRAMKTKVPLNLAAEKIRGFVADHRAEVLSVNEEAIKIMVDGESLPLQRRVADRAVPLIIELRFSPIVGENGAQHTKVQISIAPRRNRDRRKRDAIERARHLLMSLQSYMVAYEFVDTTVATEEEIPTWWNKLWGKPRKGESR; from the coding sequence ATGGCCATGGAACCTCCTACCAACTCAGGTTCATTCGAATCTGCAGACAAAGTACTTGGCGCTTCGGACGACCCGATTCACGCTATTTCGAACCTGATTGCTTGGGCCGATGAGCCGCTACAAGAGACCGTCGACGAAGAATTTGGCGAAGCTGACAATCAACTCATTCAAGTCAGTTTGGGAATCGCATCCGGGCTATTCTATTCACTGCAGGCAAAACACTTTCCAACGGCTTCTCACTCGCTGCGTGTGGCCAAGCTTTGTTCGCAGTGGGCCGCTACCCTGGACCTGGAAGCCTATCAGCGCGACCAACTGGAAGTTGCCGCTCTACTGCACGACATCGGCAAGATGGGCGTACCAGACTACGTACTGGCTTGCCCAGGTAAGTTGGCCGCTGAAGAACAGCAATTGATGGAACGAAGCCAAGACATTGGCCTCGAAATTCTTTCGGCTTGCTGCGACGGCGAAGAGATTGTCGACCTGATTCGCTACAACTATGCCTGGTTCAACGGCTCCAAAGGCAAGTACGACGTCAAGGGAAAAGACATCCCGATCGAAGCACGCATGCTGGCTATCGTCGATGCGTTCGACTCGATGACCGTCGACCAGATCTTCCGCCGTGCTCGCTCGAAAGAACGAGCCTACGCCGAACTGACCTCCTACGCCGGTACCCAGTTCGATCCAGAGCTGGTCACTAACTTTTGCGAAATGATGTCGCATCCGCTGCCAAGCAGCAGCCAATCGACGCGTAACTGGCTCAAGGTCCTTTCCCCCGAACATGCCAACAAACATTGGCGTGTGAACCAGTATGGTGCCAATCCATCGAAATTACGATCGCTGGCAGCGTTCCAGGAAAGCCTCGTTCGCCACATTCACGACGCGGTCGTTTTTATCGACATCAACCAACAGATTCTGGGTTGGAACCAGGCCGCCGAACGTCTCACCGGTTTGACGCGTGACGCCGTCGAAGGGCACCGCTGGACCTCCGAACTGCTTGGCCTGGCCGATCATCAAGGTCGCAAGTTCACCAACGAAACTGACCCGGTTCGCGTTGCCATTGCGGCTGGCACTCAGGGGATGCATCGTCTTTCGATCCGCAACGCCAGCGGAAACTTCGTCACCGTTACGGCCCATATCGTTCCGGTGGTTGGCGAAGACGGTAAAAGCCTCGGCACTACCATTCAAATGCACGACACCTCTGGTGTTGAGTCGCTGGAAGAACAAATTCAATCGCTGCATTACAGAGCGACCCGCGATCCGCTTACCGGCCTGGTCAATCGAGCCGAAATGGATCGTGGCCTGGTCGACATGGTCGAGCGTCACGCGACGGCAGGTCGATCGTGCAGCGTGATCATTTGCGATATCGACTTCTTCAAGAAGATCAACGACACCTACGGACATCAGGCCGGGGACGAAGCGTTGATCTCGTTCGCGAACCAGTTGCAGTCGCATGCTCGCTCGGCGGACATCTGTGCTCGCTATGGCGGCGAAGAGTTCGTGATCCTTTGCCCTAGCTGCGATAACGAAGAAGCCGCGATGCTGGCGGAAAAGATCCGCAGCGCCGTAGCCGCGACACCTCAACCGGCACTGGGGGGCAAGAACATGTCTGCCAGCTTCGGCGTTACCGAGATTCAACGCGGCGACACAGCCGATTCGATCTTGAACCGAGCCGACCGAGCCTTGCTGCAATCGAAAGAGATGGGGCGTAACATCGTCACTCAAATCGGCAGCGGGTTGAAAGAGCCTGCCATCGGCGATCGACGCAGCTGGATCGCTCGCATGTTTGCGCCGGTCGAACCAGAAGTGCTCCTCAAGCGTGCCATGAAGACGAAGGTTCCCCTGAACCTGGCCGCTGAGAAGATCCGAGGCTTTGTGGCCGATCACCGCGCCGAAGTGCTGAGCGTGAACGAAGAAGCGATCAAAATCATGGTCGATGGCGAATCGTTGCCGCTGCAGCGTCGCGTGGCCGACCGAGCCGTACCACTGATCATCGAACTGAGATTCAGCCCTATCGTCGGCGAGAATGGCGCACAGCATACCAAGGTCCAGATTTCGATCGCCCCGCGTCGTAATCGCGACCGGCGCAAACGAGACGCGATTGAACGAGCCCGGCATCTGCTGATGAGCTTGCAGTCGTATATGGTGGCCTACGAGTTCGTCGACACCACTGTTGCTACAGAAGAAGAAATCCCAACCTGGTGGAACAAGCTATGGGGCAAGCCGCGTAAGGGGGAATCGCGTTAA
- the recA gene encoding recombinase RecA → MAAKKKSSGKDVAPKGAEAKKDVFAGNTTLKTTLAQIEKSFGEGAIMPLGTNQKPIEGISTGSLSLDMALGGKGIPRGRIIEMFGPESSGKTTLALHCVAEAQKSGGIAAFVDAEHALDPSWAKKLGVQLETLLVSQPSSGEEAMQITEMLVKSNAVDIIVVDSVAALVPKAELNGEIGDSHVGLQARLMSQSMRKLTGAIAKSKTCVIFINQIREKVGVMFGSPETTPGGRALKFYSSCRVDVRRIGQLKDGEEVVGQRVRTKIVKNKVAPPFRIAEFDMMHKDGISYEGDVLDLGINHKIVARSGAWFRYGDMQLGQGKEKARMFLVENPEITAEIKEKVMASVEPAIGPVSGPEDDGEMPSDGDL, encoded by the coding sequence ATGGCAGCCAAGAAGAAGTCGTCCGGGAAGGACGTCGCTCCTAAGGGGGCGGAAGCCAAAAAGGACGTGTTTGCCGGGAACACCACCCTCAAAACGACTCTCGCGCAGATCGAAAAGTCGTTCGGCGAGGGGGCTATCATGCCCCTGGGTACCAATCAAAAGCCGATCGAAGGGATCTCGACGGGATCGCTTTCGCTTGACATGGCCCTGGGTGGCAAAGGAATTCCGCGTGGCCGAATCATCGAAATGTTCGGTCCGGAGTCGAGTGGTAAAACCACACTTGCCCTGCACTGCGTAGCCGAGGCACAAAAGTCTGGCGGGATCGCGGCATTCGTCGACGCCGAACACGCCCTCGATCCCAGTTGGGCCAAGAAGCTCGGTGTGCAACTGGAAACGCTACTGGTGAGCCAGCCTTCCAGTGGTGAAGAGGCGATGCAAATCACCGAGATGCTGGTCAAATCGAACGCGGTCGACATTATCGTCGTCGACTCGGTGGCTGCCCTCGTTCCCAAGGCGGAACTCAACGGCGAAATCGGTGACTCGCACGTCGGTCTTCAGGCCCGTCTGATGAGCCAGTCGATGCGAAAGCTGACCGGTGCCATCGCCAAGTCGAAAACCTGCGTGATCTTCATTAACCAGATCCGCGAAAAGGTGGGTGTGATGTTCGGTAGCCCCGAAACCACCCCAGGCGGTCGTGCGTTGAAGTTTTACTCGTCCTGCCGTGTCGATGTTCGCCGCATCGGTCAACTGAAAGACGGGGAAGAAGTGGTGGGCCAACGTGTCCGCACGAAGATCGTCAAGAACAAGGTCGCTCCGCCGTTCCGTATCGCCGAGTTCGATATGATGCACAAAGATGGCATCAGCTACGAAGGGGACGTCCTCGACCTGGGGATCAACCACAAGATCGTGGCCCGCAGTGGTGCCTGGTTCCGCTACGGCGACATGCAACTTGGCCAGGGTAAGGAGAAGGCCCGGATGTTCCTGGTCGAAAACCCCGAGATCACCGCCGAAATCAAGGAAAAGGTGATGGCCTCGGTCGAACCAGCCATCGGCCCGGTTTCCGGCCCCGAAGACGACGGCGAAATGCCATCGGATGGCGATTTGTAA
- the gltX gene encoding glutamate--tRNA ligase produces MAPVRTRFAPSPTGYLHIGGVRSALFNWLFARKHGGQFILRIDDTDQQRNVDEALQPILEGFRWLGIDWDEGPEVGGPHEPYYQSQRSDKYKAAAQKLIESGFAYYDYSTPEEINAERDQATFEKKPFQYSRKWMATTPEERASFEAEGRSFVVRLKMPREGNCEFTDAVRGDVSFEWAKENDHVIQRSDRSCLYHLASVVDDHDLQISHVIRAEEHLPNTPRQIFIAQSLGYELPVYAHLPYVAEPGSKNKLSKRKLDKYLKNPDFSRINEHGQDIAHRMGVEMSAETFNPVIVDFYELTGYLPSAILNYLVLLGWSLDDKTEDFTVDEMIQHFSLERVTKAPASFDAKKLWAFQDRHLQKLSVEEKATGMMPFLVKAGLVADPDAPGEKEKLEKIVAACGDRLKVMGDILSYADYFYVADDKMEMDEKGFQKRLSSPESQAILATFRNHLSAVEDWTVEHLDKEMHAFIDEADVKIGDIIHGVRLSVTGKTVGPGMFDCLAILGKESCLKRMDATLHLAQEKFPPDSE; encoded by the coding sequence ATGGCACCAGTTCGTACTCGCTTTGCCCCCAGTCCGACCGGTTATTTGCACATCGGTGGTGTTCGCTCCGCGCTCTTTAACTGGCTATTTGCTCGCAAGCATGGTGGCCAGTTCATTCTGCGGATCGACGATACTGATCAACAACGCAACGTCGACGAAGCTTTGCAGCCGATCCTCGAGGGGTTTCGTTGGCTGGGAATCGATTGGGACGAAGGCCCCGAAGTCGGCGGCCCACACGAGCCTTATTATCAGTCGCAGCGATCCGACAAATACAAGGCCGCCGCCCAAAAGCTGATTGAAAGCGGTTTTGCCTATTACGACTACTCGACCCCGGAAGAAATCAACGCCGAGCGGGATCAGGCCACGTTCGAGAAAAAGCCGTTCCAGTACAGCCGCAAGTGGATGGCCACCACGCCTGAGGAACGAGCTAGTTTCGAGGCCGAAGGGCGTAGCTTCGTCGTTCGCCTGAAGATGCCGCGTGAAGGCAACTGCGAGTTTACCGATGCCGTTCGTGGCGATGTCTCGTTCGAGTGGGCCAAGGAAAACGATCACGTGATCCAGCGGAGCGATCGCTCGTGCTTGTATCACCTGGCCAGCGTGGTCGACGACCACGACCTGCAGATCTCGCACGTGATTCGAGCCGAAGAGCACCTCCCCAATACGCCGAGACAGATCTTCATCGCCCAGTCGCTGGGTTACGAATTGCCGGTCTATGCTCACCTGCCGTACGTGGCCGAGCCAGGCAGCAAGAACAAGCTGAGCAAACGCAAGCTTGACAAGTATTTGAAGAACCCCGACTTCAGCCGGATCAACGAACACGGCCAAGATATCGCCCATCGGATGGGTGTTGAGATGTCGGCCGAAACGTTCAACCCGGTGATCGTCGACTTCTACGAACTAACCGGCTACCTGCCATCGGCAATCTTGAATTACCTGGTTCTGCTGGGTTGGTCGCTGGATGACAAGACCGAAGACTTTACCGTCGACGAAATGATCCAGCACTTCAGCCTGGAACGCGTGACGAAGGCCCCGGCCAGCTTCGATGCGAAGAAGTTGTGGGCTTTCCAGGATCGTCATCTACAAAAGCTTTCGGTCGAAGAGAAAGCCACCGGGATGATGCCGTTCCTGGTGAAAGCAGGCCTGGTTGCCGATCCAGATGCTCCCGGCGAGAAAGAGAAACTTGAAAAGATTGTCGCCGCCTGTGGTGATCGTCTGAAGGTGATGGGGGATATCCTATCTTATGCCGACTACTTCTATGTGGCCGACGACAAGATGGAGATGGACGAGAAGGGCTTCCAGAAGCGACTCTCCAGCCCTGAATCGCAGGCCATCCTGGCAACCTTCCGCAATCATCTTTCCGCCGTCGAGGATTGGACGGTCGAACATCTCGACAAAGAGATGCACGCGTTCATCGACGAGGCCGACGTCAAGATTGGCGACATTATTCATGGCGTCCGTCTGAGCGTAACTGGCAAAACGGTTGGCCCTGGCATGTTTGATTGCCTGGCCATTTTGGGCAAAGAGTCGTGTCTGAAGCGTATGGATGCGACGTTGCATTTAGCCCAGGAAAAATTTCCACCTGATTCTGAATAG
- the thpR gene encoding RNA 2',3'-cyclic phosphodiesterase has protein sequence MEATRCFLAVRISSDVRRRAEKLIKKLSAAEADVKWVESENLHITTNFLGDVTSQDVVDISRKTIEVAANHAAFELEMHGTGAFPDIDNPRTLWVGANAGAQQLIDLQEDLTERLADIGFPPDSRKKYHPHLTLGRLKRFSRKVDDLKVLLAENADLPMGECHVKEVCIFASKLDRTGPKYTLIGRGQLG, from the coding sequence ATGGAAGCGACTCGCTGTTTTCTGGCAGTCCGTATTTCGTCCGATGTTCGTCGCCGAGCCGAGAAGCTGATCAAGAAGCTCTCGGCCGCCGAGGCGGACGTGAAATGGGTCGAGTCCGAGAACCTGCACATCACCACCAATTTCCTGGGGGACGTTACCAGCCAGGACGTGGTTGATATCTCTCGTAAAACGATCGAGGTCGCAGCCAATCACGCGGCCTTCGAATTGGAGATGCACGGCACAGGGGCATTCCCCGATATCGATAATCCCCGCACGTTATGGGTTGGGGCTAATGCGGGTGCCCAGCAGCTGATTGACCTGCAGGAAGACCTGACCGAGCGCCTGGCCGACATTGGTTTCCCGCCAGATTCTCGTAAGAAGTATCACCCCCATCTTACGCTTGGCCGTCTGAAGCGCTTCAGCCGTAAGGTCGACGACCTGAAGGTATTGCTGGCAGAAAACGCCGATTTGCCGATGGGGGAGTGCCACGTGAAAGAAGTTTGCATCTTTGCCAGCAAACTCGATCGCACTGGCCCGAAGTACACGTTGATTGGCCGCGGTCAACTCGGTTAA
- a CDS encoding class I SAM-dependent rRNA methyltransferase codes for MSNEASDAPASSIPIVKLRPRKAQPFFGRHPWVRDSGIDKVIGKVKDGDVVQLHSEKDRFIAYGLINRNSHLRVRLYSWDQEQPLGDDFWRSRLERAILMRREMGLLRDNAGCRLVYSEADGLSGLIVENFAGHLMIQVTSLGMFRRIESIAAMLGDLLQPKSISLRGEAGILKLEGLEVEPALLAGELPSEPIEIIENDLRFEVDLSEGQKTGFYLDQRDNRRVAASYLPPNAKVLDMFCYSGGFAMNAARHGGASSVHGVDGSGPAVSAAQRNAERNQLSNVSFEKADCFDYLKARVDAGDQYDAIILDPPKFTKSRRTIDEALRAYFHINRHATQLLRPGGILVTCSCSGNVNRDEFLMMLLGVSQKTGRDLRLLEQRGAAPDHPVSATCLENEYLKCFIASVG; via the coding sequence ATGTCCAACGAAGCAAGCGATGCACCTGCGTCCTCCATTCCGATTGTGAAGCTCCGCCCTCGCAAGGCCCAGCCGTTCTTTGGACGGCATCCGTGGGTCCGCGATAGCGGCATCGATAAAGTGATCGGCAAGGTGAAAGATGGAGATGTGGTCCAACTTCACAGCGAGAAAGACCGCTTCATCGCTTACGGCCTGATCAATCGCAACAGCCACTTGCGCGTGCGGTTGTACTCGTGGGACCAGGAGCAACCGCTAGGGGATGATTTCTGGCGCAGCCGCCTGGAACGAGCCATTCTGATGCGACGCGAAATGGGGCTGCTGCGAGACAACGCAGGGTGCCGCCTCGTGTACAGCGAAGCCGACGGGCTCAGTGGTTTGATCGTCGAAAACTTCGCCGGGCATCTGATGATTCAGGTGACCTCGTTGGGGATGTTCCGACGCATCGAAAGCATCGCGGCGATGCTGGGTGACCTGCTTCAGCCCAAAAGCATCTCCCTCCGCGGGGAAGCTGGCATCTTGAAGCTGGAAGGGTTGGAAGTAGAACCGGCCCTGCTTGCCGGCGAACTTCCCAGCGAACCTATTGAGATCATCGAGAACGATCTGCGTTTCGAGGTCGATCTTTCGGAAGGGCAAAAGACCGGATTTTACCTCGACCAACGCGACAACCGGCGCGTGGCGGCTAGCTACTTGCCACCCAATGCCAAAGTGCTGGATATGTTCTGCTACAGCGGCGGCTTTGCCATGAATGCCGCCAGGCATGGCGGTGCGTCCTCGGTGCACGGGGTCGATGGGAGCGGCCCGGCTGTTTCCGCGGCGCAGCGCAATGCCGAACGCAACCAACTCAGCAATGTTTCGTTCGAGAAGGCCGATTGCTTCGATTACTTAAAGGCTCGCGTCGATGCTGGCGATCAGTACGACGCGATCATTCTCGACCCACCCAAGTTCACCAAGTCTCGTCGCACGATCGACGAAGCCTTGCGGGCCTACTTCCACATCAATCGCCATGCCACGCAACTGCTGCGGCCAGGGGGCATTCTGGTGACCTGCAGTTGCAGTGGCAACGTGAACCGCGATGAGTTTCTGATGATGCTGCTGGGCGTATCGCAGAAGACGGGACGCGATCTGCGTCTGCTCGAACAGCGCGGGGCGGCCCCGGATCATCCGGTCAGCGCAACCTGCCTGGAAAATGAATACCTGAAGTGTTTCATCGCCAGCGTCGGCTAG